One genomic region from Evansella sp. LMS18 encodes:
- a CDS encoding DUF1934 domain-containing protein produces the protein MESAKGLPVTVLMQTTIRDSGRKETTEMKAEGQLFQKGASTFLRFQEPDEEAGKTVQTIKIKNDELSVIRKGAVTMNQRFIQGAETEGMYHSPYGPMEMITKTKEVYYNWNSTSKTGKLRLRYKLRLQGGNAGDYDMRVTIREVSEHS, from the coding sequence ATGGAATCCGCAAAAGGATTGCCCGTTACAGTATTGATGCAGACTACAATCAGGGACAGCGGGAGAAAAGAGACCACCGAAATGAAAGCAGAAGGACAGCTTTTTCAAAAAGGCGCTTCTACATTTCTCCGTTTTCAGGAACCTGACGAAGAAGCAGGAAAAACGGTCCAGACCATTAAAATAAAAAACGATGAATTGTCCGTTATCCGTAAAGGTGCGGTTACAATGAACCAGCGTTTTATCCAGGGTGCCGAAACGGAAGGGATGTACCACAGTCCGTATGGCCCGATGGAAATGATCACAAAGACGAAAGAAGTTTATTATAACTGGAACAGCACAAGTAAAACAGGAAAGCTCAGGCTGCGCTATAAACTCCGGCTGCAGGGAGGAAATGCAGGGGATTATGATATGCGCGTAACTATAAGGGAGGTATCGGAGCACTCATGA
- a CDS encoding YwhD family protein — MDLFENYKNKHREKESNEKKTVKKGQGFNILSSDSTDGHGGYGTGVLNLNNVSPVFIDVNEGEAFIDMGALHARSAVEKGIKFLKEKDKVPNGKPYWLVWVTTDMRNGSPAYIGVAGCELTVDREIRRGYKSLPEHVNNMDKSLKGRIIVSHMDDKSKKVLADYLKDFNEDMWKNSDEQLRQDLEVTE, encoded by the coding sequence ATGGATTTATTTGAAAATTATAAGAATAAACATAGAGAGAAAGAATCCAACGAGAAAAAAACAGTAAAGAAAGGCCAGGGGTTTAATATCCTCAGTTCTGACTCTACTGACGGCCACGGAGGTTACGGGACAGGCGTTTTAAACCTGAATAATGTATCCCCTGTTTTCATTGATGTTAACGAGGGAGAAGCGTTCATCGACATGGGAGCCCTCCATGCCCGCAGTGCGGTGGAGAAGGGAATTAAATTCCTTAAGGAAAAAGATAAGGTTCCTAACGGAAAGCCTTACTGGCTCGTTTGGGTTACTACAGATATGAGAAACGGAAGCCCTGCCTATATAGGTGTAGCAGGATGCGAGCTTACTGTGGACCGGGAAATCCGCCGAGGATATAAGAGCCTTCCGGAGCATGTTAATAATATGGACAAATCGCTGAAGGGACGTATTATTGTCTCTCACATGGATGATAAATCGAAAAAGGTCCTTGCAGATTACCTGAAAGATTTCAATGAAGATATGTGGAAAAACTCGGATGAACAGTTAAGACAAGACTTGGAAGTAACTGAATAA
- a CDS encoding alpha/beta fold hydrolase: MTRKRIYYETAGQGPAVLFIHPPGMGHITFRRQKEELSRSFKVIAMDLRGNGRSSLYNSRPLTMETIAEDMISVLDHARVKQAYICGYSNGGSMVLEAAINYPDRVKGVILLGGFPEVNSFLLRNEFKLGIWAAENKWMGLLAGALAGAHEWKSLKNMWQLASYVKRTPPEVLEEYYRIGLEYKATDRLGKIQCPMLLVYGQRADYLHHYRKLFARKLRAPLDMILVGNVAHQTPTRKGSAINKIVKDFIVKHEAAPTLH, translated from the coding sequence GTGACCCGGAAAAGAATTTACTATGAAACAGCAGGGCAGGGACCAGCAGTTTTATTTATCCACCCGCCAGGAATGGGGCATATAACCTTCCGCCGGCAGAAAGAAGAACTAAGCAGGAGTTTTAAAGTGATCGCTATGGATTTGAGAGGCAATGGCCGAAGCAGCCTTTACAACAGCAGACCTCTGACAATGGAGACAATAGCTGAAGACATGATAAGTGTCCTTGATCATGCGAGGGTAAAACAGGCATATATTTGCGGTTACTCCAACGGCGGTTCAATGGTGCTGGAGGCTGCCATCAATTATCCTGATCGTGTGAAAGGAGTTATTCTCCTTGGGGGTTTTCCCGAAGTGAACAGCTTCCTGCTGCGAAATGAGTTTAAGCTTGGAATCTGGGCGGCGGAAAATAAATGGATGGGGCTGTTGGCAGGAGCACTGGCAGGTGCCCATGAGTGGAAAAGCCTGAAAAATATGTGGCAGCTTGCTTCCTATGTAAAACGGACCCCTCCGGAGGTACTGGAAGAGTATTACCGGATTGGCCTGGAGTATAAAGCAACAGACCGGCTTGGAAAAATTCAGTGTCCTATGCTTCTTGTCTACGGCCAGCGGGCAGATTATCTGCACCATTACCGGAAATTATTCGCCAGGAAATTGAGGGCGCCGCTGGATATGATTCTCGTTGGGAATGTAGCTCATCAAACCCCTACGAGAAAGGGTTCAGCAATTAATAAAATAGTGAAAGATTTTATTGTAAAGCACGAGGCAGCCCCCACCCTCCATTGA
- the argS gene encoding arginine--tRNA ligase, whose product MNQVEKLKEQLKQEIVNAVVKAGLAEREELPEAVIETPKEKEHGDYATNMAMQLARIARKAPRQIAEDIKEHFDAEAANVTKIEIAGPGFINFFVKKDYLTDVVAAVLEKGDDYGSSDFGQDKKIQVEFVSANPTGTLHLGHARGAAVGDSLCNILEKAGYEVAREYYINDAGNQIDNLARSIDARYFQALGEDKPMPEDGYHGKDIVGFAEEIVDIYGDRFKEAEEEGRLEFFKEYGLKRELDKLKEDLADFRVNFDTWYSETSLYTSQKVETALEELKQRGETYEEGGALWFQSTKYGDDKDRVLVKSDGSYTYLTPDISYHKDKFARGFEELINIWGADHHGYIPRMKAAVQALGYDPEQLQVQIIQMVNLYENGEKVKMSKRTGKAVTMRDLMEEVGIDATRYFFAMRAADTHLDFDMSLAKSQSNENPVYYVQYAHARICSMLRQAEEAGFKPEKGANLERLTAEKEIDLMKKVGEYPEAVNDAAKKRAPHRIANYVYELAQALHSFYNAEKVINENDDELTKARLALMEAVRRTLQNALKLVGVEAPEKM is encoded by the coding sequence ATGAACCAGGTGGAAAAGCTCAAAGAACAGTTGAAGCAGGAAATCGTCAATGCAGTTGTAAAGGCTGGGCTGGCGGAAAGAGAAGAGCTGCCCGAAGCAGTGATTGAAACGCCGAAAGAAAAGGAACATGGGGATTATGCCACGAATATGGCAATGCAGCTTGCACGGATCGCCAGAAAAGCACCGCGGCAGATTGCCGAAGATATAAAGGAACATTTTGATGCAGAGGCAGCGAATGTTACAAAAATAGAAATCGCAGGTCCCGGCTTCATTAATTTTTTCGTGAAGAAAGATTATTTAACAGATGTAGTAGCCGCAGTGCTTGAAAAAGGGGACGACTACGGAAGCAGCGATTTCGGCCAGGACAAGAAAATCCAGGTGGAGTTTGTATCTGCCAACCCTACAGGTACATTGCATCTCGGCCATGCGAGGGGAGCTGCAGTAGGGGATTCCCTCTGCAACATTCTCGAAAAAGCAGGCTATGAAGTAGCGCGGGAATATTATATAAACGATGCAGGCAACCAGATCGACAATCTCGCCCGTTCCATCGATGCCCGTTACTTCCAGGCACTTGGAGAAGATAAGCCAATGCCGGAAGACGGTTACCACGGGAAAGATATCGTCGGCTTCGCGGAAGAGATCGTCGATATATATGGAGACAGATTCAAAGAAGCGGAAGAAGAAGGACGGCTCGAGTTTTTCAAGGAGTATGGCCTGAAGCGGGAGCTCGATAAGCTGAAGGAAGACCTTGCAGATTTCCGGGTGAACTTTGATACATGGTATTCAGAGACCTCCCTTTATACTTCGCAAAAAGTGGAGACTGCTCTCGAAGAATTAAAACAGCGGGGAGAAACGTATGAAGAGGGTGGAGCTCTCTGGTTCCAGTCCACGAAGTACGGGGATGATAAGGACAGAGTTTTAGTGAAAAGCGACGGCTCCTACACGTACTTAACACCTGACATCTCCTATCACAAAGATAAGTTCGCCAGAGGCTTTGAAGAGCTGATCAATATCTGGGGTGCAGACCACCATGGATATATACCAAGAATGAAAGCTGCGGTCCAGGCACTCGGGTACGATCCGGAACAGCTACAGGTGCAGATTATCCAGATGGTTAACCTGTATGAGAATGGCGAAAAAGTGAAAATGAGCAAGCGTACAGGCAAAGCCGTTACGATGCGCGACCTGATGGAAGAAGTGGGCATCGATGCGACCCGTTATTTCTTTGCTATGCGTGCCGCTGACACACACCTTGATTTTGACATGAGTCTTGCAAAATCACAGTCCAATGAAAACCCGGTTTATTACGTTCAGTACGCTCACGCGAGAATCTGCAGTATGCTTCGCCAGGCGGAGGAAGCAGGATTTAAGCCTGAAAAAGGGGCGAACCTTGAAAGGCTTACTGCGGAAAAAGAAATCGACCTGATGAAAAAAGTAGGCGAGTATCCGGAAGCGGTAAACGATGCTGCGAAAAAACGGGCTCCGCACCGCATTGCTAATTATGTTTATGAGCTTGCGCAGGCGCTTCACAGCTTCTATAATGCGGAAAAGGTTATTAACGAGAATGATGACGAGCTGACAAAAGCACGTCTTGCCCTCATGGAAGCGGTCCGGAGAACATTGCAGAACGCACTCAAACTTGTAGGCGTGGAAGCACCGGAGAAAATGTAA
- a CDS encoding 2-hydroxymuconate tautomerase translates to MPIVTVKLLEGRSDDQKRQLVEKVTDAVVETTNASPEKVSVIIEEMSPAHFGTGGKRVSDS, encoded by the coding sequence ATGCCAATTGTGACAGTTAAACTTCTTGAAGGAAGATCGGATGACCAGAAACGCCAGCTCGTGGAAAAAGTAACTGATGCTGTAGTGGAAACGACAAATGCTTCTCCAGAAAAGGTCTCCGTAATCATTGAGGAGATGTCCCCTGCCCACTTCGGGACTGGCGGGAAACGCGTCAGCGATTCATAA
- a CDS encoding transglycosylase domain-containing protein — protein MEVLTRRAYRKRRKRAIQKVIRSAVILMTLTLGSLAAIVAYAYQLEPPALSVPETTVMFSGDGAVIGEIHQGENRHWIPLDHMGRNILEATIAVEDKRFYNHYGFDLFRIGGAVLANLKSGTKAQGASTITQQYARNLYLTHEKTWARKWNEAFYALRLELHYPKKDILEGYLNTIYYGNGAYGIEAAANIYFEKNAEDLSLAEAAMLAGIPKGPNLYSPLINEQQAEHRQEIVLSSMKEAGYITEEQKEQAAKERLKYASDTDLQANRIAPYFQDSVLGWLEDELGLDHALLTSGGLEIHTTLDVGMQKQAEKWLNNELKDSGELQAAFIAMDPRTGEVKSLIGGKNYQDSSFNRALQAKRHPGSTIKPFLYYAALEHGMRPNSMLKSEETTFLYDNSRKEYTPGNFNGKYADDYITMLQALAVSDNIYAMKTHFLLGFDVLAETARRFGIESPLNPVPALALGASDVGILEMTSSYTPFANGGYLVEPQFVTKVLDRDGNTIFEAEEEKDLALDPALTAIMTNMMEGMFEPSLGASFAGVTGGSVSHFLDRPTAGKSGSTSTDSWMIGYTPQLLSGVWVGYDQNESLSDRDAGYAKKVWAKFMQDALKDEMKLAFPVPDTLVEAEINPFNGKLATEACPVRRKTYFFAGTEPEVYCTEHLEDNTDLSEPDQDPTDEEDGEKDKWMERIIKWFN, from the coding sequence GTGGAAGTACTAACCAGGAGAGCATACAGAAAACGAAGAAAACGGGCTATTCAAAAGGTCATCCGAAGCGCTGTCATTTTAATGACGCTAACATTAGGAAGCCTTGCTGCAATAGTTGCTTACGCCTACCAGCTGGAACCTCCCGCTCTCTCGGTGCCGGAAACCACCGTCATGTTTTCTGGTGATGGAGCTGTGATCGGTGAGATACATCAGGGAGAGAACCGCCACTGGATTCCCCTTGACCATATGGGCAGGAACATCCTTGAGGCGACGATAGCAGTGGAAGATAAACGCTTTTATAATCATTATGGTTTCGATCTTTTCAGAATCGGCGGGGCGGTGCTGGCAAACCTGAAGTCCGGCACGAAAGCCCAGGGTGCAAGCACAATTACCCAGCAGTATGCGCGGAACCTTTACTTAACCCATGAAAAAACATGGGCGCGAAAATGGAATGAAGCTTTTTACGCGCTGCGCCTTGAACTTCATTACCCAAAAAAGGATATTTTAGAAGGCTATTTAAATACGATCTATTATGGGAATGGCGCCTACGGTATTGAAGCTGCCGCCAATATATACTTCGAAAAAAACGCGGAGGACTTATCACTGGCAGAAGCTGCAATGCTGGCCGGTATTCCTAAAGGGCCTAATTTATATTCCCCTTTAATTAATGAACAACAGGCGGAGCATCGCCAGGAAATCGTCCTGTCGTCTATGAAGGAAGCAGGTTATATAACAGAAGAACAAAAAGAACAGGCGGCAAAAGAACGGCTTAAATATGCTTCTGACACAGATTTGCAGGCAAACAGGATTGCTCCGTACTTCCAGGATTCGGTCCTCGGCTGGCTGGAAGACGAACTCGGTCTCGACCACGCCCTGCTCACATCTGGAGGACTTGAAATTCATACGACACTGGACGTGGGTATGCAGAAACAAGCAGAAAAGTGGCTGAATAATGAGCTTAAAGACAGCGGGGAGCTTCAGGCTGCATTTATCGCGATGGACCCAAGGACTGGTGAAGTGAAGTCGCTTATCGGGGGCAAAAATTATCAGGACAGTTCCTTCAATCGGGCTTTGCAGGCAAAGCGCCATCCTGGTTCCACGATAAAACCGTTTTTATATTACGCTGCCCTTGAACATGGGATGAGGCCTAATTCCATGCTGAAAAGCGAAGAAACAACTTTTTTATATGACAACAGCCGCAAAGAATATACTCCGGGAAACTTCAACGGGAAGTACGCGGATGATTATATTACGATGCTGCAGGCACTGGCTGTCTCGGACAATATCTATGCCATGAAAACTCATTTTCTCCTTGGGTTTGACGTATTAGCGGAAACAGCCCGCCGCTTCGGCATTGAAAGCCCGTTAAATCCTGTCCCGGCTCTCGCTTTGGGAGCCAGTGATGTAGGAATTCTGGAGATGACCAGCAGCTACACTCCATTTGCCAACGGCGGCTATCTTGTAGAGCCTCAGTTCGTAACAAAGGTTCTGGACAGAGACGGCAACACAATTTTCGAAGCAGAGGAAGAAAAAGACCTGGCACTGGATCCCGCCCTTACCGCGATTATGACAAATATGATGGAGGGCATGTTTGAACCGTCCCTCGGAGCAAGTTTTGCGGGAGTTACAGGGGGAAGCGTCTCCCATTTCCTGGACCGCCCCACTGCCGGGAAGAGCGGTTCAACATCCACTGACAGCTGGATGATCGGCTATACACCTCAGCTTCTTTCAGGAGTATGGGTAGGCTACGACCAAAATGAAAGCCTCAGCGACAGAGACGCCGGCTATGCAAAAAAAGTCTGGGCCAAGTTTATGCAGGATGCTTTAAAAGATGAAATGAAGCTGGCATTCCCAGTCCCTGACACACTTGTGGAAGCGGAAATAAATCCTTTTAACGGCAAGCTGGCCACAGAAGCATGTCCCGTGCGAAGAAAAACTTACTTTTTCGCAGGAACAGAACCAGAAGTCTATTGTACCGAGCATCTTGAAGATAACACGGACCTTTCCGAACCTGATCAGGACCCTACAGATGAAGAAGATGGGGAAAAAGACAAGTGGATGGAACGGATTATTAAATGGTTTAACTGA
- the speE gene encoding spermidine synthase, with protein sequence MEFWFTEKQTKDFGITMRVKKIHHSEKTEFQQLDMVETDEFGNMLLLDGMVMTTEKDEFVYHEMVAHIPLFTHPNPENVLVVGGGDGGVIREILKHPEVKKATLVDIDGKVIEYSKKYLPSIAGKLDDPRVEVKVDDGFMHIAQSENEYDVIMVDSTEPVGPAVNLFTKGFYEGISNALKEDGLFVAQTDNPWFQQELIRNAYRDVKETFPVTRLYTASIPTYPSGLWTFTMGSKKHDPLEVTEDRFHEMDTKYFTPEIHRAAFVLPKFVKDLTE encoded by the coding sequence ATGGAATTCTGGTTTACTGAAAAACAAACAAAAGATTTCGGTATTACGATGCGAGTGAAGAAGATCCACCATAGTGAAAAAACGGAGTTTCAGCAGCTGGATATGGTGGAAACGGACGAGTTTGGCAACATGCTGCTTTTAGACGGCATGGTAATGACGACAGAAAAAGATGAGTTTGTCTATCATGAAATGGTTGCTCACATTCCCCTGTTTACCCACCCGAACCCGGAGAACGTTCTCGTTGTGGGCGGAGGAGACGGTGGAGTAATCCGTGAAATTCTCAAACATCCGGAAGTGAAAAAAGCGACTCTCGTCGATATCGATGGAAAAGTCATTGAGTACTCAAAGAAATACCTCCCTTCTATCGCAGGAAAGCTGGACGACCCTCGTGTGGAAGTAAAAGTGGATGATGGCTTCATGCATATTGCTCAGAGCGAAAACGAGTACGATGTGATAATGGTGGATTCCACAGAGCCAGTTGGACCTGCTGTAAATCTGTTTACAAAAGGGTTTTACGAAGGGATTTCTAACGCGCTGAAAGAAGATGGACTGTTCGTTGCCCAGACAGATAACCCGTGGTTCCAGCAGGAGCTGATCAGGAACGCATACAGGGATGTAAAGGAGACGTTTCCGGTGACTCGTCTTTATACAGCTAGTATTCCTACGTATCCGAGCGGTCTGTGGACCTTTACTATGGGTTCGAAAAAACATGATCCTTTGGAAGTAACTGAAGATCGTTTCCATGAGATGGACACGAAGTACTTTACTCCCGAAATTCACCGTGCCGCATTCGTGCTTCCTAAATTCGTGAAAGATCTTACGGAATAA
- a CDS encoding heavy metal translocating P-type ATPase, giving the protein MMEQQRALEKKMQRLLAEAPESGSYLSTFQKHQQIIFALLGGLFLLAGYLTDLSGYSTAAVLFYITSFAVGGYYKAKEGILDLLQDRSLNVEILMILAAVGAASIGYWGEGAILIFIFSLSGALETYTWQKSEKDISSLIRLAPNEAAVLGANGETRIVPVEEVSVGDKVLVRPGERVPVDGIVLAGETTVDEAALTGEAVPVFKNSGDNVFNGTINGKGSITVEVTKENSDSLFQKMIRLVQQAKEERPPAQQWIEKVEGPYVIAVLATVALMIVIPYFFFAWDFETTFYRAMVLLVVASPCAVVASVMPALLSAISTGARNGVLMKGGVFLEQLSKADVIALDKTGTITSGHPQVTNIHIEDTLSEEEFHSVVYAVERQSNHPLAKALCDFSRQGSISPLPPVGSILDITGYGVEGTVFGDRWLIGSVALMEREGLRPASGGWLDREKEWQKEGKTVIYVSKGGMLAGAFAVKDTIRPGVKETLAELHELGIKTVMITGDHEATAASIAKEAGVDSWISESLPQDKVQEVDRLKKQYNSVIMVGDGVNDAPALAKADIGIAMGSGSDVAIDTADLVLMKNELDKIRLTLSLSKRLNRIVMQNLVFSVLVILLLISGNFAQQVSLPLGVIGHEGSTILVILNGLRLLKV; this is encoded by the coding sequence ATGATGGAACAGCAAAGAGCGCTTGAAAAAAAGATGCAACGTCTATTAGCTGAAGCACCCGAATCCGGCAGTTACTTATCAACCTTTCAGAAGCACCAGCAAATCATTTTCGCACTGCTTGGCGGATTGTTTTTACTTGCTGGATATTTAACTGATCTGTCGGGGTACTCCACAGCTGCTGTATTGTTCTACATCACCTCCTTTGCTGTAGGCGGCTATTATAAAGCGAAGGAAGGAATCCTCGACCTTCTCCAGGACCGCTCTCTGAACGTGGAGATTCTCATGATTCTCGCTGCTGTTGGTGCTGCTTCAATCGGCTACTGGGGCGAGGGGGCCATACTCATCTTCATTTTTTCTTTAAGCGGAGCACTGGAAACTTACACATGGCAAAAAAGTGAGAAAGACATTTCTTCCTTAATCAGGCTTGCTCCAAATGAAGCTGCTGTTCTTGGGGCGAACGGGGAGACAAGGATTGTTCCTGTTGAGGAAGTAAGTGTCGGTGACAAGGTTTTGGTCCGCCCCGGGGAACGGGTTCCTGTTGACGGGATCGTCCTTGCCGGTGAAACTACGGTAGATGAAGCTGCTTTAACTGGCGAAGCTGTGCCGGTTTTCAAAAACTCAGGCGACAACGTTTTTAACGGAACAATCAATGGCAAGGGATCCATAACGGTAGAAGTAACGAAGGAAAATTCCGACTCTCTTTTTCAGAAAATGATTCGTCTCGTCCAGCAGGCAAAGGAAGAACGCCCGCCTGCCCAGCAATGGATCGAAAAAGTGGAAGGACCTTATGTTATCGCTGTACTGGCAACGGTAGCCCTGATGATTGTTATTCCATACTTCTTTTTCGCCTGGGACTTTGAGACAACTTTTTACCGTGCGATGGTCCTCCTCGTTGTTGCATCTCCATGCGCTGTTGTGGCTTCAGTGATGCCCGCCCTGCTCTCCGCCATTTCTACCGGTGCAAGGAACGGGGTTCTCATGAAAGGCGGGGTCTTCCTTGAGCAGCTTTCCAAAGCGGATGTTATTGCTCTTGATAAAACCGGTACGATAACTTCCGGACATCCGCAAGTAACGAATATCCATATTGAAGACACCCTGTCGGAAGAGGAGTTTCATTCTGTTGTATACGCTGTGGAACGGCAATCCAACCACCCGCTGGCCAAAGCTCTGTGTGATTTTTCCCGGCAAGGAAGCATTTCACCGCTGCCACCGGTAGGCTCGATCCTTGATATTACAGGATATGGAGTTGAAGGAACAGTATTCGGGGACCGGTGGCTTATTGGCAGTGTCGCTCTTATGGAACGGGAAGGGCTGAGGCCGGCTTCCGGCGGCTGGCTGGATCGTGAAAAAGAATGGCAGAAGGAAGGGAAAACAGTTATTTATGTGTCAAAAGGCGGCATGCTTGCCGGAGCTTTTGCTGTAAAAGATACAATTCGCCCCGGGGTGAAGGAAACACTGGCCGAGCTTCATGAGCTGGGAATTAAGACTGTAATGATAACAGGAGATCATGAAGCAACAGCTGCTTCAATCGCCAAAGAGGCAGGAGTGGACAGCTGGATCTCGGAGAGCCTCCCACAGGACAAAGTCCAGGAGGTTGACAGGCTTAAGAAACAGTATAATTCCGTGATAATGGTCGGAGATGGTGTGAACGACGCCCCTGCCCTTGCCAAGGCGGACATCGGGATAGCAATGGGCTCAGGCAGTGATGTTGCGATTGATACAGCCGACCTGGTGCTGATGAAAAACGAGCTGGACAAAATCCGCCTGACATTATCCCTTTCAAAAAGGCTCAACAGGATTGTGATGCAGAACCTTGTGTTTTCCGTACTGGTGATTCTGCTGCTGATTAGCGGCAACTTCGCACAGCAAGTCTCCCTGCCACTTGGTGTCATCGGCCATGAAGGAAGTACGATCCTTGTAATTTTAAACGGTCTGCGGCTGCTGAAGGTATAA
- the speB gene encoding agmatinase, with protein sequence MYFDQGYSGKVFIMGNRSYEESDIVIYGMPMDYTVSFRPGSRFGPNRIREASIGLEEYSPYRDRHLEEVKYHDAGDMLLPFGNAARSLDMIEEYVDKLLDDGKFPLGLGGEHLVSWPVFRSFSKKYEDLAIIHIDAHADLREEYEGEPLSHSTPIRKACGLIGPENVYSFGIRSGMREEFQYAKESGMYMAKFEVAKPLKEVLPSLAGRPVYVTIDIDVLDPAYAPGTGTAEAGGISSKELLEAIELIADSAVNVVGCDLVEVSPPYDPTEQTSIAASKFIREMLLGWP encoded by the coding sequence GTGTATTTTGATCAGGGATATTCAGGTAAAGTTTTTATTATGGGAAACCGCTCCTATGAGGAGAGCGACATCGTCATCTACGGGATGCCAATGGATTATACGGTGAGTTTCCGGCCAGGCTCACGTTTTGGACCTAACAGAATCAGGGAAGCTTCCATCGGCCTGGAAGAATATAGCCCTTACAGGGACCGCCACCTGGAGGAAGTGAAATACCACGATGCAGGGGATATGCTCCTGCCGTTCGGGAATGCGGCAAGAAGCCTGGATATGATTGAGGAATACGTGGACAAGCTTCTTGATGACGGGAAATTTCCTTTAGGTCTCGGCGGGGAGCATTTAGTTTCCTGGCCGGTTTTCCGTTCTTTTTCTAAAAAATATGAGGACTTGGCAATCATCCATATCGATGCCCATGCGGATCTTAGGGAAGAGTATGAAGGAGAGCCTCTTTCTCATTCAACACCGATCCGGAAGGCATGCGGGCTTATCGGCCCGGAAAATGTCTACTCTTTCGGCATCCGTTCAGGAATGCGGGAGGAATTTCAGTACGCCAAGGAATCAGGAATGTATATGGCGAAATTTGAGGTGGCAAAACCACTGAAGGAAGTTTTGCCTTCTCTTGCAGGAAGGCCTGTATACGTCACAATTGATATTGATGTGCTCGATCCTGCATATGCTCCTGGCACAGGAACAGCAGAAGCGGGAGGCATCTCGTCGAAGGAGCTTCTTGAGGCAATAGAATTGATTGCAGATTCGGCGGTTAACGTGGTGGGCTGCGACTTAGTGGAAGTTTCCCCTCCATATGATCCGACAGAACAAACGTCTATCGCCGCCAGCAAATTCATCCGGGAAATGTTACTCGGGTGGCCTTAA